From Primulina huaijiensis isolate GDHJ02 chromosome 15, ASM1229523v2, whole genome shotgun sequence, one genomic window encodes:
- the LOC140958880 gene encoding ubiquitin-conjugating enzyme E2 5-like produces MSSPSKRRDMDVMKLMMSDYSVEPINDGINEFNVEFHGPKESPYEGGVWKVRVELPDAYPYKSPSIGFLNKIFHPNVDELSGSVCLDVINQSWSPMFDLLNVFEVFLPQLLLYPNPSDPLNGDAASLMMKDKVQYDQKVKEYCERYAKKEHIVNTLTEESDEEVSEDEAFSDGQTDSDDDQIAGRADP; encoded by the exons ATGTCTTCTCCAAGCAAAAGGCGGGATATGGATGTCATGAAACT AATGATGAGTGACTACAGTGTTGAACCAATAAATGATGGAATCAATGAGTTCAATGTGGAATTTCACGGTCCGAAAGAAA GTCCTTACGAAGGCGGAGTTTGGAAAGTTCGTGTTGAACTTCCTGATGCTTATCCTTACAAATCTCCTTCCATTGGGTTTCTCAACAAAATTTTCCACCCAAATGTCGATGAGCT GTCCGGTTCTGTGTGCTTGGATGTCATTAACCAGTCATGGAGTCCAATGTTTG ATCTCTTGAATGTGTTTGAGGTCTTCCTGCCACAGCTTTTGCTCTATCCGAACCCATCTGACCCTCTGAATGGGGACGCAGCGTCTCTCATGATGAAAGATAAGGTGCAATACGATCAAAAAGTGAAAG AGTACTGTGAGCGTTATGCAAAGAAAGAACACATCGTAAACACTTTAACGGAAGAGAGCGACGAAGAAGTAAGCGAGGATGAGGCATTCAGTGATGGCCAGACTGATAGCGATGACGATCAAATCGCGGGACGTGCGGATCCTTAG